A region of the Candidatus Effluviviaceae Genus I sp. genome:
GGCGCCGTCTTGGTGGTTGATTCGGGCGGCTGCTGCATCTACCATGTCGACTCCATGGGAGATGCGCTTACGACGGCCATCGAGGCGGCGCGCACGGCGGGGGGAATCCTCGCGGCCGGCTTCGAGCGTCCGATGGACGTGGCCCTGAAGAGCCCGCGGGAGCTCGTGACGACGATGGACCGGGCCGCCGAGGACGCCATCGTGCGCGCCATCCGCGACGCCTTCCCGGGAGACGCCATCCTCGCTGAGGAGGGTTCTTCGAAGGCCGGCAGCACCGGGAGGGTCTGGATCGTCGATCCGCTCGACGGCACGAACAACTACGCGCACGGGTATCCGTTCTTCTCCGTGGCGATCGGGGTGGAAGAGGACGGCGCGCCGGCGGCGGGCGTCGTCTATGACCCCCTGCGCGACGAGATGTTCGCGGCCGAAGCCGGCGGCGGGGCGACGCTGAACGGGAGGCCGCTTCGCGTGTCGGACGCGGGAGCGCTCGCTGACTCACTCGTCGCAACAGGGTTCCCGTACGACAGAAGCGAGCGCACGGACAACAACCTCGCGAACCTCAACAGGGTCGTGCTCGCCGCGCGGGGGATCCGGCGCGCCGGATCGGCCGCGCTCGATCTCGCGTACGTCGCGCGCGGGCGTCTGGACGGCTACTGGGAGCTCGGGCTCAGGCCATGGGACGTCGCCGCCGGCGGGCTCGTCGTCCGCGAGGCAGGCGGCGCCGTCACGAACTTCGGCGGCGGCGCGTGGGACCACAGGCGCGGCGACATCGTCGCGAGCAACGGACGGATCCACGCTGAGCTGCTGTCGCACATACGATAGGGCTGCCGCGGCCTGTGCCGCTGCCGTCACCGCGGTGCGGGACCGCATCGGACCATGAGCGAGCACGTCGAGGGAACCGTCGTCGCGTGCCACAGGGACGACTGGGAGGTCGCCCTGGACAGCGGCCTTGTGATCCGGTCGAGCCTCAGGGGGCGCCACTTCATCGCCTTCACGGAGGGCGACAAACCCATCGCTCCGGGCGATCGCGTGCGTCTCGAGATGCTCGACGACGGAACGGGTGTCATCAACGACGTGCTGCCGCGCGCGACCGTGCTCTCGCGACGCCTCCCGGGCGCGAAGCGCGCGACCGAACAGGTGGTCGTCGCGAACGCGGACCAGCTCGTCGTTGTCGCGTCCTTCGGCGAACCGCGGCTCAACCGGAGACTCATCGACCGCTTCCTCGTTGTTGCTGAGGAGGCGGGGCTCTCATCGGTCGTGGCGCTCAACAAGATCGACCTGTCGACGGACGACGAGCGGCGCGCCGCGGCGAGAGCCTACGAGCTGGCGGACTACCCGGTCGTCCTGACGTGCGCGCAGGATGGGAGCGGTGTCGCAGAGCTTTCCGGGCGCATGACCGGCAGATTCTCCGTTCTCGCCGGTCCCAGCGGGGCTGGGAAGAGCTCACTGCTCAACGCGCTGGAGCCGGGCCTGGGCATCCGGGTAGCGGCGGTGAGCCGGAAGACGGGGAAGGGGAGGCACACGACATCGAGCGTCACCGTCTTCCGGCTCTCCGCAGGGGGAATGGTCGTCGACACGCCGGGGTTCCGTGAGCTCGGGCTGTGGCGCGTGCGTTCAGAGGACATCGGGGACCTGTTCCCGGAGATCCGCAGGCACGCCCCCCGGTGCAGGTTCAAGGCATGCAGCCACGGTCTGGAGCCGGACTGCGCGGTGAAGCAGGCGGTGGCCGCTGGGGACATCGACCACGGGCGCTATGAGAGCTACCTCAAGCTCAGGTCCGAGCTGGCTGCGCCGGAGTGATGCCGGCGCAAGGTCCGAGTCACGCGGCAACCCGGGGCCGCGGCGCCGCCAGCGGGTGAAAGGGGATGGTCGTCATGCAGGTGGTGTTGTTCGAGGACGGTCAGCACCGCGCCTTCGGACCGCTTACGTCGCTTCGCCCGATGTTCTCCTTGAGATGCGGCGTATTCCGTCTCCGTGAGAAGTGGGAGATGCGCCGTCCCCGGTGGCGCGTGGCGCTGCTGCCGAGGGCGGAGCTCGCCGACGTGTTCGCCGAGGAGTTGCC
Encoded here:
- a CDS encoding inositol monophosphatase: MGDALTTAIEAARTAGGILAAGFERPMDVALKSPRELVTTMDRAAEDAIVRAIRDAFPGDAILAEEGSSKAGSTGRVWIVDPLDGTNNYAHGYPFFSVAIGVEEDGAPAAGVVYDPLRDEMFAAEAGGGATLNGRPLRVSDAGALADSLVATGFPYDRSERTDNNLANLNRVVLAARGIRRAGSAALDLAYVARGRLDGYWELGLRPWDVAAGGLVVREAGGAVTNFGGGAWDHRRGDIVASNGRIHAELLSHIR
- the rsgA gene encoding ribosome small subunit-dependent GTPase A, which translates into the protein MSEHVEGTVVACHRDDWEVALDSGLVIRSSLRGRHFIAFTEGDKPIAPGDRVRLEMLDDGTGVINDVLPRATVLSRRLPGAKRATEQVVVANADQLVVVASFGEPRLNRRLIDRFLVVAEEAGLSSVVALNKIDLSTDDERRAAARAYELADYPVVLTCAQDGSGVAELSGRMTGRFSVLAGPSGAGKSSLLNALEPGLGIRVAAVSRKTGKGRHTTSSVTVFRLSAGGMVVDTPGFRELGLWRVRSEDIGDLFPEIRRHAPRCRFKACSHGLEPDCAVKQAVAAGDIDHGRYESYLKLRSELAAPE